From Prosthecobacter vanneervenii, the proteins below share one genomic window:
- a CDS encoding DUF3142 domain-containing protein: MRPLLLLIAMLAGCGREEARQAPLPSQVYVWQRSWKPEVSAAVRSARWDAMHVLAAELSMRKGKPETTVIAPDCQVLAESGMNVGAVLRVHASVGKGGWNDALTQELQRLCTDTVARFKTEGVRLTELQLDYDCAESRLPEYARLLGVLQTDVPLCITALPAWLRQDAARDLLKRAPGYVLQVHSLHLPRQGGVIGLMDMKETREAVRRAVAMGVPFRVALPTYSCIVEFDDGGQIRDIHGEDLPAGFAVGARHYAVLDSDAYALSALMADWRAHAPGLMQSVIWYRLPVSSDRLNWPPGLLERVARGDTLQRGWEAAARLTPEGHHEIILLQKGEAPDDLPREVQVSWTGAAAEASDGLRGYVVQQQAPGHLTLRLAHPSYFARLRSGQQITAGWLRLPEGQTAGQHIRLIR; encoded by the coding sequence ATGCGCCCCTTGCTGCTCCTCATCGCCATGCTGGCAGGCTGCGGCCGTGAGGAGGCGCGGCAGGCACCTCTGCCATCTCAGGTGTATGTGTGGCAGCGGAGCTGGAAGCCCGAGGTCTCTGCGGCAGTGCGCAGCGCCCGATGGGATGCCATGCATGTGCTCGCGGCCGAGCTGAGCATGCGGAAGGGAAAGCCCGAGACCACCGTCATCGCCCCGGACTGTCAGGTGCTGGCAGAATCTGGTATGAACGTGGGGGCGGTGCTGCGGGTGCATGCCTCCGTGGGAAAAGGCGGATGGAACGACGCGCTGACCCAGGAGCTGCAGCGCCTGTGCACGGACACCGTGGCCCGCTTCAAGACCGAGGGCGTGCGCCTGACGGAGCTGCAGCTGGACTACGACTGCGCCGAATCCCGCCTGCCCGAGTATGCACGGCTGCTGGGCGTGCTGCAGACAGACGTGCCGCTGTGCATCACCGCGCTGCCTGCGTGGCTGAGGCAGGATGCCGCGCGCGATCTTTTGAAACGCGCTCCGGGCTATGTGCTGCAGGTGCACTCCCTGCACCTGCCACGGCAGGGCGGCGTCATCGGCCTGATGGACATGAAGGAAACCCGTGAGGCCGTGCGGCGTGCGGTGGCGATGGGGGTGCCCTTCCGCGTGGCGCTGCCCACCTACTCATGCATCGTGGAGTTTGATGACGGCGGCCAGATACGCGACATCCACGGCGAAGACCTGCCCGCAGGATTTGCGGTCGGCGCGCGGCACTATGCCGTGCTGGATTCAGACGCCTATGCCCTCTCCGCGCTCATGGCAGACTGGCGTGCGCATGCCCCGGGGCTCATGCAGTCTGTCATCTGGTACCGCCTGCCTGTGAGCAGCGACCGCCTGAACTGGCCCCCCGGCCTGCTGGAGAGAGTGGCGCGCGGAGACACGCTCCAGCGCGGGTGGGAGGCAGCCGCCAGACTCACGCCCGAGGGGCATCATGAAATCATCCTGCTGCAGAAGGGCGAGGCACCGGATGACCTGCCGCGCGAGGTGCAGGTCTCGTGGACGGGCGCTGCGGCAGAAGCCAGTGACGGCCTGCGCGGCTACGTGGTGCAGCAGCAGGCACCGGGGCACCTGACGCTGCGGCTGGCACATCCCTCCTACTTTGCGCGGTTGCGCTCCGGACAGCAGATCACCGCCGGGTGGCTGCGACTGCCAGAAGGGCAGACGGCAGGGCAGCATATTCGTCTGATTCGCTAA
- a CDS encoding c-type cytochrome produces the protein MSRKSSSSDRLVTLATYGIGTAMGGGLLLMVGAFMIGSFVALRAKPAAAAEAPAAPAAAAPAAPAPAATPAAAATTPASPAPAAGGADLLATGQRIYSTVCIACHQPTGQGLPPMFPPLAGSDWVNVNKPDRMIRMVLHGFTGPITINGKPFTSPAPMMPPQGGALNDEQIAGVLTYVRSNFGNKAGPVTPEQVKTIREAEKARSAMWTEAEILKIPVE, from the coding sequence ATGTCCAGGAAATCATCTTCATCTGACAGGCTCGTCACTCTGGCCACCTACGGCATCGGCACAGCGATGGGCGGCGGCCTCTTACTCATGGTGGGCGCGTTCATGATCGGCTCTTTTGTAGCGCTGCGGGCCAAGCCCGCTGCTGCTGCGGAGGCGCCCGCGGCTCCGGCTGCCGCTGCTCCCGCTGCACCAGCACCTGCGGCCACACCCGCTGCCGCCGCCACCACGCCTGCCTCTCCCGCCCCTGCGGCTGGCGGAGCGGATCTGCTGGCCACCGGCCAGCGCATCTACTCCACCGTGTGCATTGCCTGCCATCAGCCCACCGGTCAGGGACTGCCGCCCATGTTTCCGCCGCTGGCTGGATCTGACTGGGTCAACGTGAACAAACCCGACCGCATGATCCGCATGGTGCTCCATGGGTTCACCGGCCCCATCACGATCAATGGCAAGCCCTTCACCTCTCCCGCACCCATGATGCCGCCGCAGGGTGGCGCGCTGAATGACGAGCAGATCGCCGGCGTGCTGACCTATGTGCGCAGCAACTTTGGCAACAAGGCCGGCCCTGTGACCCCCGAGCAGGTGAAGACCATCCGCGAAGCTGAGAAGGCCCGCAGCGCCATGTGGACGGAGGCTGAGATCCTCAAAATCCCCGTGGAGTGA
- a CDS encoding heavy-metal-associated domain-containing protein, which yields MKQILVLILSLTALISCEAGEPVTFLYQGEVAGVMCSACCNHVETALSKLQGVQKVKVLPAKEGGVPRLEVTATSALLTKEDAVKALGEYAKTYDIRSLKLVQSR from the coding sequence ATGAAACAAATCCTCGTCCTCATTCTGAGCCTCACCGCCCTCATCTCCTGCGAAGCCGGAGAGCCCGTCACCTTTCTCTACCAGGGGGAGGTGGCCGGCGTCATGTGCAGCGCCTGCTGCAACCACGTGGAAACCGCCCTCTCCAAGCTGCAAGGCGTGCAGAAGGTCAAGGTGCTGCCCGCCAAAGAAGGCGGCGTGCCACGCCTGGAAGTCACCGCCACCAGCGCCCTTTTGACCAAGGAAGACGCCGTGAAGGCCCTGGGCGAATACGCCAAGACCTACGACATCCGCAGCTTGAAACTGGTGCAGAGCCGGTAA
- a CDS encoding PepSY domain-containing protein, translating into MNSRLIRKLHRWLGLVFSLSVLIASGSGVIHNVMTRTQSPPPQARPSGGGMDVSAIKITVADAVSKLPGDKPEVQAVNLRGIGGQPWYQIYTKATRGPQYVSAVDGRVDAAMDEAYAAEIARNFLAGASVKKTDFLTAFNTEYINIFRILPVYRFDAGDALDTRVYVSTTTGSVTRHTDRQRQFEATIFTNFHKLGFIPDKDTRDLVLTLLTAGTFLVACLGVALFFVTRPKKR; encoded by the coding sequence ATGAACTCACGTCTCATCCGCAAGCTCCACCGCTGGCTCGGCCTGGTCTTCAGTCTCTCCGTGCTCATCGCCTCTGGCAGCGGGGTCATTCATAATGTCATGACCCGCACGCAGTCCCCGCCACCCCAGGCGCGCCCCTCCGGTGGCGGCATGGATGTCAGCGCCATTAAGATCACCGTAGCCGATGCTGTCTCCAAGCTGCCCGGGGACAAACCCGAGGTGCAGGCCGTGAACCTGCGCGGCATCGGCGGCCAGCCCTGGTACCAGATCTACACCAAAGCCACGCGCGGACCGCAGTACGTCAGCGCCGTGGACGGCCGGGTGGACGCCGCCATGGACGAAGCCTACGCCGCCGAGATCGCGCGGAATTTCCTCGCCGGAGCCAGCGTGAAGAAGACCGACTTCCTCACCGCTTTTAACACCGAATACATCAACATCTTCCGCATCCTGCCCGTGTATCGCTTTGATGCCGGAGATGCGCTGGACACACGCGTGTACGTCTCCACCACCACCGGCAGCGTGACCCGCCACACCGACCGCCAGCGCCAGTTTGAGGCCACCATCTTCACCAACTTCCACAAGCTCGGCTTCATCCCCGACAAGGACACCCGCGACCTCGTCCTGACCCTCCTCACCGCCGGCACCTTCCTCGTCGCCTGCCTGGGCGTGGCGCTATTCTTTGTCACCCGGCCAAAGAAACGATGA
- a CDS encoding SCO family protein, with amino-acid sequence MTNDATPQAPAQEQPNIRYESAGAEHRVSTGSWLRMALGIGMAVAGVLMLGRLANQMLPQKPLPVVAQIQGDLEVTERSGQKVRLSALRGKVTVMACLYTVCPHGCAAVVDAMKRLNAAHHARADFHLVSLAVAPERDTTSFLKAYAEGVGVKPSDPWWFITGEQQRIWDYMTHDLHMQAPAPIPEDKRINPLDLYEHDLRLVLIDRQGRVRGFYAAFHPQLEMAAMMKEQLERDVQRLLDDPSA; translated from the coding sequence ATGACAAACGACGCAACTCCACAAGCACCAGCACAGGAGCAGCCCAACATCCGCTACGAGTCGGCGGGGGCTGAGCACCGCGTCAGCACCGGCTCATGGCTGCGCATGGCGCTGGGCATTGGCATGGCCGTGGCGGGCGTGCTGATGCTGGGGCGTCTGGCCAACCAGATGCTGCCGCAAAAGCCCCTGCCCGTGGTGGCGCAGATCCAGGGAGACCTGGAGGTGACCGAGCGCAGCGGCCAGAAGGTCAGACTCTCCGCCCTGCGCGGAAAGGTGACCGTGATGGCCTGCCTCTACACCGTGTGCCCGCACGGCTGCGCCGCCGTGGTGGACGCGATGAAACGACTGAACGCCGCGCACCATGCGCGGGCGGACTTTCATCTCGTCTCCCTGGCTGTGGCACCGGAGCGGGACACCACCTCCTTTCTCAAAGCCTATGCCGAGGGCGTGGGCGTCAAGCCATCAGACCCCTGGTGGTTCATCACCGGGGAGCAGCAACGCATCTGGGACTACATGACGCATGACCTGCACATGCAGGCCCCGGCTCCCATCCCGGAGGACAAGCGCATCAATCCGCTGGACCTCTACGAGCACGACCTGCGCCTCGTGCTGATTGACCGCCAGGGCCGCGTGCGCGGCTTCTATGCCGCCTTTCATCCGCAGCTTGAGATGGCCGCCATGATGAAGGAGCAGCTGGAGCGCGATGTGCAGCGCCTGCTCGACGACCCCTCCGCCTGA
- a CDS encoding TonB-dependent siderophore receptor: MSDFFFLPRISRAGLLTAAALFAATSAFSQSAPAAPAAPRVKAKTQVPAKPAATAADLARQESKELPEILITAQTDPYLAPYANTTTRSEIPLRQLPQSAQVITRALMNNQLSQHPGDVVKNFSGVVGNDWREMNNIQYFIRGFQSAPYLDSFQLYYPGPASETLINTERVEVVKGPTGTMFGGAAGGPLGGLLNFVSKRPEKEAHYMVGMSAGTWGSYGNIWDVNQPLDDKGRILFRITGDVRDTRDVNAYIKGHLTSFFPTLAISLSDDTTLTLRGRYSDRSMTDYSGLPGAGTVSPGGFTFGRYDIFRAEGQPASSSKTRSLNAELKHSFNSDWNVILEASFIDMNFDQFSVFPTFFGAPFGSLYPVDSGTLLQNMHSFAFNARVNGKFETGALKHSLTTGMDFDQTTDNGVLLVNPFIGILDMSNPAYPAWAGGGLPFADQHNDYQTIAGFVQDQVTFAEKFHLMGSLRYSQLKVHDVDNAAFIDSRLNEHRLTSRAGASVDVTSWMTAFAGWGQGFQAPVGVPIAGAKKVISGEQMEAGLKFELSKTLQGSLAWFRNERTNVPVSTGLLSVQSGVQRAYGIEADLIWKPLAGFTVLMNYAWQDARIVSDTTLPTGARLPRIPEHTGRVAVRYDHSEGMLRGFGIGMGVTMGTSRAGNSANTFSTPAYATVDAQLSYTRGPATVSVGIQNLFDTRYYQPQAFLGGSVAPNAPFNVFCQATVRF; this comes from the coding sequence ATGTCTGACTTCTTTTTTCTGCCACGCATCTCACGTGCCGGGCTTCTCACTGCGGCAGCCCTGTTCGCTGCCACGTCCGCTTTTTCTCAATCTGCCCCTGCTGCGCCTGCAGCACCCAGGGTCAAAGCCAAAACCCAGGTCCCGGCCAAGCCTGCCGCCACCGCAGCCGACCTCGCCCGGCAGGAATCCAAGGAGCTGCCGGAGATCCTCATCACCGCGCAGACAGACCCCTATCTGGCACCCTATGCCAACACGACCACGCGTTCGGAGATCCCGCTGCGCCAGCTCCCGCAGTCGGCGCAGGTCATCACGCGCGCGCTGATGAACAACCAGCTCTCCCAGCACCCGGGAGATGTGGTGAAAAACTTCAGCGGCGTGGTGGGCAACGACTGGCGTGAGATGAACAACATCCAGTACTTCATCCGCGGCTTTCAGTCCGCGCCGTATCTGGACAGCTTCCAGCTCTACTACCCTGGACCCGCCTCGGAGACGCTGATCAACACCGAGCGCGTGGAGGTCGTCAAAGGCCCCACAGGCACGATGTTTGGCGGCGCGGCTGGCGGCCCTCTGGGCGGCCTGCTGAACTTCGTCTCCAAACGGCCGGAAAAAGAGGCCCATTACATGGTGGGCATGAGCGCAGGCACCTGGGGCTCCTATGGCAACATATGGGATGTGAACCAGCCGCTGGATGACAAAGGCCGCATTCTCTTCCGCATCACCGGAGATGTGCGCGACACACGCGATGTGAACGCGTACATCAAAGGCCATCTCACCAGTTTCTTCCCCACGCTGGCCATATCCCTCAGCGATGACACCACGCTGACGCTGCGCGGCCGCTACTCCGACCGTTCCATGACGGACTACAGCGGCCTGCCCGGCGCTGGCACGGTGAGCCCCGGAGGCTTCACCTTTGGCCGCTATGACATCTTCCGCGCCGAGGGCCAGCCCGCCAGCTCATCAAAAACACGCAGCCTGAACGCCGAGCTGAAGCACAGCTTCAACAGCGACTGGAACGTGATCCTCGAGGCCAGCTTCATCGACATGAACTTTGACCAGTTCTCGGTGTTCCCCACCTTCTTTGGCGCGCCCTTCGGCTCATTGTACCCGGTGGACTCCGGCACGCTGCTGCAAAACATGCACTCCTTTGCCTTCAATGCGCGGGTGAACGGCAAGTTTGAAACCGGTGCGCTCAAGCACAGCCTGACCACGGGGATGGACTTTGACCAGACCACGGACAACGGCGTGCTGCTGGTGAACCCGTTCATCGGCATCCTGGACATGAGCAATCCTGCCTACCCGGCCTGGGCAGGCGGCGGCCTGCCTTTTGCGGACCAGCACAACGACTACCAGACCATCGCGGGATTTGTGCAGGACCAGGTCACGTTTGCCGAGAAATTTCACCTCATGGGCTCGCTGCGCTACAGCCAGCTCAAAGTGCATGATGTGGACAACGCCGCATTCATCGACTCCCGCCTGAACGAGCACCGCCTCACCAGCCGCGCGGGCGCCTCGGTGGATGTGACGAGCTGGATGACCGCCTTTGCAGGCTGGGGCCAGGGCTTCCAGGCACCGGTGGGCGTGCCCATCGCAGGCGCGAAGAAAGTCATCAGCGGAGAGCAGATGGAGGCCGGGCTGAAGTTTGAGCTCAGCAAGACGCTGCAGGGCTCGCTGGCCTGGTTCCGCAATGAACGCACCAATGTGCCCGTCTCCACGGGGCTGCTCAGCGTGCAGTCCGGCGTGCAGCGCGCCTACGGCATCGAGGCGGACCTGATCTGGAAGCCGCTCGCCGGCTTCACTGTGCTGATGAACTACGCCTGGCAGGATGCCCGCATCGTCTCAGACACGACACTGCCCACCGGGGCCCGGCTGCCACGCATCCCGGAGCACACGGGGCGTGTGGCCGTGCGCTATGACCACAGCGAGGGCATGCTGCGCGGCTTTGGCATTGGCATGGGCGTGACGATGGGCACCTCCCGTGCGGGGAACTCCGCCAACACCTTCTCCACTCCGGCCTACGCCACGGTGGATGCGCAGCTGAGCTACACGCGTGGCCCGGCCACGGTCTCGGTCGGCATCCAGAACCTCTTCGACACACGCTACTACCAGCCGCAGGCATTCCTGGGCGGCTCCGTGGCTCCCAACGCGCCCTTCAACGTCTTCTGCCAGGCCACCGTGCGCTTCTAA
- a CDS encoding TonB-dependent receptor family protein, translating to MKPLSFLFLLALPGAALSQSAKPTQPAKPTTTDLKEVVITAKKDSPSLTVPSLELRREQIAQSVPGGAGVVDAEFYKRGRASTLKDALDFAPGVLVQSRFGAEESRLAIRGSGIQRTFHGRGIWTMQDGMPLNLADGGFDMQALEPLAANYIEVFRGANALQYGSSTLGGAINFISNTGYTAPASQARVEVGSFNTYRGQISSGFVSGNTDMYVSITASHTDGFRDWSKQESFRVFANIGTKISPNLENRLYITYVDSNSQLPGNLTKAQMLANPQQAAPGSFKPTVAGGAGYQERNYRLFRLADKLTYSDGGDNTITLSTFWSWKDLNHPIFQVIDQLSNDLGFDLRYDHRGSLFGKENTLTMGTGFMYGDTSDNRFFNIGGARGAQVGSYRLQATNFNFYFQDKQKLTDKLSFLAGAQVAYASRDFKERQLFGGVNPPGQFTGLPNLINNSDRLEYWGFSPKLGLLYEVDPKTQIYFNASRSFEPPSFGEATPAGNGILPLKAQTGTTLEIGTRGQRDRVSWDFSYYYAWLERELLGLGSPILTPTTTVNAGKTIHQGIEFGLNVDVLRNLAYSSDRLVLNQNFLWSDFRFSKSAAYGDRLLPGYSPVYYRAQLLYEHPCGFYAGPTLEWSPFKYAADLARTTFADPYALLGMKLGYRTKKGPSFYFEARNLTNEIYSPTVNVVTNATTPGSTAVFLPGDGRSFYGGVEWKW from the coding sequence ATGAAACCACTCTCTTTTCTCTTTTTGCTAGCTCTCCCTGGCGCTGCGCTCTCGCAGTCTGCCAAACCGACCCAACCAGCCAAACCCACGACGACAGACCTCAAGGAAGTCGTCATCACCGCCAAGAAAGACTCGCCATCCCTCACAGTCCCCAGCCTGGAGCTGCGCAGGGAGCAGATCGCCCAGTCCGTACCCGGAGGCGCGGGTGTGGTGGATGCGGAGTTTTATAAGCGCGGCCGCGCCTCCACGCTGAAGGACGCGCTGGACTTTGCCCCCGGCGTGCTGGTGCAGTCCCGCTTTGGCGCAGAGGAGTCGCGCCTGGCCATCCGTGGCTCGGGCATTCAGCGCACCTTTCATGGCCGTGGCATCTGGACGATGCAGGACGGCATGCCGCTAAACCTCGCTGACGGTGGCTTTGACATGCAGGCCCTTGAGCCGCTGGCGGCGAACTACATCGAGGTCTTCCGTGGTGCCAATGCGCTGCAGTATGGCTCCTCCACGCTGGGTGGTGCCATCAATTTCATCTCCAACACTGGCTACACCGCCCCTGCCAGCCAGGCGCGTGTGGAGGTGGGCAGCTTCAACACCTATCGCGGGCAGATCTCCTCCGGCTTTGTGAGCGGGAACACGGACATGTATGTGAGCATCACCGCCTCTCATACGGACGGCTTCCGCGACTGGAGCAAGCAGGAGAGCTTCCGCGTGTTTGCGAACATCGGCACCAAGATCAGCCCGAACCTGGAAAACCGCCTCTACATCACCTATGTGGACAGCAATTCCCAGCTCCCCGGAAACCTGACCAAGGCGCAGATGCTGGCCAATCCACAGCAGGCCGCCCCGGGCTCCTTCAAGCCCACGGTGGCCGGTGGCGCGGGCTACCAGGAGCGCAACTACCGCCTCTTCCGCCTGGCCGACAAGCTGACCTACAGCGACGGAGGGGACAACACGATCACCCTCAGCACCTTCTGGTCCTGGAAGGATCTGAACCACCCGATCTTTCAGGTGATCGACCAGCTGAGCAACGACCTCGGCTTTGATCTGCGCTACGACCACCGTGGCAGCCTCTTTGGCAAGGAGAACACCCTGACCATGGGCACGGGCTTCATGTATGGCGACACGAGCGACAACCGCTTTTTCAACATCGGCGGCGCACGCGGTGCGCAAGTGGGCTCCTACCGCCTGCAGGCCACCAATTTCAACTTCTACTTCCAGGACAAGCAGAAGCTCACCGACAAGCTCTCCTTTCTGGCCGGTGCGCAGGTGGCCTATGCCTCGCGTGATTTCAAAGAACGCCAGCTCTTTGGCGGCGTGAATCCTCCGGGCCAGTTCACCGGTCTGCCCAACCTCATCAACAACAGCGACCGCCTGGAGTACTGGGGCTTCAGCCCCAAGCTGGGCCTGCTCTATGAGGTGGACCCCAAGACGCAGATCTACTTCAATGCCAGCCGCAGCTTTGAGCCGCCCTCCTTTGGCGAGGCCACGCCTGCGGGCAATGGCATCCTGCCGCTCAAGGCGCAGACCGGCACCACCCTGGAGATCGGCACCCGTGGCCAGCGCGACCGCGTGTCCTGGGACTTCAGCTACTACTACGCCTGGCTGGAGCGCGAGCTGCTCGGCCTGGGCTCGCCCATCCTCACCCCCACCACCACCGTCAATGCGGGCAAGACGATCCATCAGGGCATCGAATTTGGCCTGAACGTGGACGTGCTGCGCAACCTCGCCTACTCCTCCGACCGCCTGGTGCTGAACCAGAACTTCCTCTGGAGCGACTTCCGCTTCAGCAAGAGCGCTGCGTATGGCGACCGCCTGCTGCCGGGCTACTCGCCGGTGTACTACCGCGCACAGCTCCTGTATGAGCACCCCTGCGGCTTCTACGCTGGCCCCACGCTGGAGTGGTCTCCCTTCAAGTATGCCGCCGACCTGGCCCGCACCACCTTTGCCGATCCGTATGCGCTGCTCGGCATGAAGCTGGGCTACCGCACCAAGAAAGGCCCGTCCTTCTACTTTGAAGCACGCAACCTCACCAACGAGATCTACAGCCCCACCGTGAACGTGGTGACGAATGCCACCACCCCCGGCAGCACCGCCGTCTTCCTCCCCGGCGACGGCCGCAGCTTCTACGGCGGCGTGGAGTGGAAATGGTAA
- a CDS encoding sialidase family protein, producing MRRSILSALVVLLSASLLHAQAPTAELVSVEKIWDKAPHNAFTDLTRFQNLFYCCFREADSATKGDGTIRVLVSASGKTWVEQVTLNEPGTDLRDPKLIITPDEKRLYLLCEGVSPTLGRQPRYATSMDGKVWTPLQKLLAKGDWLWRVAVNPADKRFYGASFNIHPSSGGPAPEKEWSLKTYASSDGSVWQLSSIMQVPGQPGETTIRFLKDGTALALVSRQGADRKGVIGTAKAPYRDWTFAATGLPLGGPNFIELPDGKLIAASRGFGKTPGPHTVLFAMTPTSLTPILELPSGGDCSFPGLYWHDDILHVTYYSSHEGKAAIYYAQVRVK from the coding sequence ATGCGCCGCTCCATCCTCTCCGCCCTCGTCGTTTTGCTCTCCGCCAGCCTCCTGCATGCGCAGGCACCCACGGCCGAGCTGGTCTCCGTGGAAAAAATCTGGGACAAGGCCCCGCACAATGCCTTCACCGACCTGACGCGCTTTCAGAACCTCTTCTACTGCTGCTTCCGCGAGGCCGACTCCGCCACGAAGGGCGATGGCACCATCCGCGTGCTCGTCTCCGCCAGCGGCAAGACCTGGGTGGAGCAGGTGACGCTGAACGAGCCCGGCACCGACCTGCGCGATCCCAAGCTCATCATCACCCCCGACGAAAAGCGCCTCTACCTCCTGTGCGAGGGCGTCTCCCCCACGCTGGGCCGCCAGCCCCGCTACGCCACCAGCATGGACGGCAAAGTGTGGACCCCGCTGCAAAAGCTCCTGGCCAAAGGCGACTGGCTCTGGCGCGTGGCCGTGAATCCGGCCGACAAGCGCTTCTACGGCGCCAGCTTCAACATCCACCCCAGCTCCGGCGGCCCCGCCCCTGAAAAGGAGTGGTCACTCAAGACCTACGCCAGCAGCGACGGCAGCGTTTGGCAGCTCTCCTCCATCATGCAGGTGCCCGGCCAGCCCGGAGAAACCACCATCCGCTTTCTCAAAGACGGCACCGCACTGGCCCTCGTGTCCCGCCAGGGTGCCGACCGCAAAGGCGTGATCGGCACCGCCAAGGCCCCCTACCGCGACTGGACCTTTGCCGCCACCGGCCTCCCCCTCGGCGGCCCCAACTTCATCGAGCTGCCCGATGGCAAGCTCATCGCCGCCTCCCGCGGCTTTGGCAAAACCCCCGGACCCCACACCGTCCTCTTTGCCATGACGCCCACCAGCCTCACCCCCATCCTCGAACTCCCCAGCGGCGGCGACTGCTCCTTCCCCGGCCTCTACTGGCACGACGACATCCTCCACGTGACGTACTACAGCAGCCACGAAGGGAAAGCGGCGATCTATTATGCGCAGGTGCGGGTGAAGTAA
- a CDS encoding DJ-1/PfpI family protein, with the protein MNTERREFLRQLTCVLPGLAALAQTTSAQAAAEQQPPAHDMSAMPPGWVGSEVIVQVLYPQFTALDLIGPHYFLSSLMGAKVLLAARTKDPVSSDTGVKIVPDITFAECPEKIDLLCVPGGTTGTLQAMQDAETMAFMRKAGAAARIVSSVCTGSLILGAAGLLKGRKATSHWLVKDLLPLFGATPSDERVVEDGRVITAAGVTAGMDFGLHMSTKWRDRDYTDCLALLAEYDPHPPTTAGDPAKAPAKIRKLMTDMLAGFHQKVEAIGKGG; encoded by the coding sequence ATGAACACCGAGCGTCGTGAATTTCTACGCCAACTCACCTGCGTGCTGCCCGGCCTGGCCGCGCTGGCACAAACTACCAGCGCCCAGGCGGCCGCAGAACAGCAGCCGCCAGCGCATGATATGTCCGCCATGCCTCCGGGCTGGGTGGGCAGCGAGGTCATCGTGCAGGTGCTCTACCCGCAGTTCACGGCGCTCGATCTCATCGGCCCGCATTACTTCCTGTCTTCCCTGATGGGGGCCAAAGTCCTGCTTGCAGCAAGGACAAAGGACCCCGTCAGCTCGGACACGGGCGTGAAGATCGTGCCGGACATCACCTTTGCGGAATGTCCGGAAAAGATCGACCTGCTCTGCGTACCCGGTGGCACGACAGGCACGCTGCAGGCCATGCAGGATGCGGAGACGATGGCCTTCATGCGCAAGGCAGGCGCTGCGGCCAGGATCGTCTCCTCCGTCTGCACCGGCTCCCTCATCTTGGGTGCGGCCGGCCTGCTGAAAGGCAGAAAGGCCACCTCCCACTGGCTGGTAAAGGACCTGCTGCCGCTCTTTGGCGCCACGCCCTCCGACGAGCGCGTGGTGGAGGACGGCAGGGTCATCACCGCAGCGGGCGTGACCGCAGGCATGGACTTCGGACTGCACATGTCCACGAAGTGGCGCGACCGCGACTACACGGACTGCCTGGCCCTGCTGGCGGAGTACGACCCCCACCCGCCCACCACGGCGGGAGATCCTGCCAAGGCGCCCGCCAAAATCCGCAAGCTCATGACCGACATGCTGGCCGGCTTTCACCAGAAGGTGGAGGCCATCGGCAAAGGCGGCTGA
- a CDS encoding c-type cytochrome — MKKLVTHLLAAACVLPLSSLVHADDSASISRGQAVYMQVCFACHQPTGMGLPPMFPALASSDWVNAKKPDRIIRMVLHGFTGPITINGKPFTSPAPLMPAQGNALNDAQIADVLTYVRNSFGNKADAVTPDQVKAIREAEKARTAMWTEAEITKIPTE, encoded by the coding sequence ATGAAAAAACTCGTCACACATCTCCTTGCAGCCGCATGCGTGCTGCCGCTCTCCTCTCTTGTGCACGCCGATGACTCCGCGTCCATCTCACGCGGGCAGGCGGTGTACATGCAGGTCTGCTTTGCCTGCCATCAGCCCACCGGCATGGGCCTGCCGCCCATGTTTCCGGCGCTGGCCAGCTCCGACTGGGTCAATGCGAAGAAGCCTGACCGCATCATCCGCATGGTGCTGCACGGATTCACCGGCCCCATCACCATCAATGGCAAGCCCTTCACCTCTCCAGCACCGCTGATGCCCGCGCAGGGCAATGCACTGAACGACGCGCAGATCGCCGATGTGCTGACCTACGTGCGCAACAGCTTTGGCAACAAGGCCGACGCTGTGACGCCAGACCAGGTGAAGGCAATCCGCGAAGCTGAAAAGGCCCGCACCGCCATGTGGACGGAGGCCGAGATCACCAAAATCCCCACCGAATAA